In a single window of the Roseiconus lacunae genome:
- a CDS encoding FG-GAP repeat domain-containing protein: MFWRFGWRYSPSLTGGIVFCVLTLGGLVGCSNYARQTPEGSANALTSDKLELINAVGPKVKAFCSDCHAMPRPTSSPADEWEMEIIQGFDLYRQTGRTDLDVPDQINVERYFKLQAPDKLTLPLPSTLNYPPATLPHQRSEVSRERSRPPGVTHLGWFDLQLPSSPGHAILYCDIGLGTVNAYWPNRSDGAIKRLATLLQPVHIDVCDLDGDGRRDLLVADIGEFNAADSDLGRMIWLQAQEDETFKTHVLVEGLSRPSDIRAGDFDNDGDMDVLCATFGWRNSGHVFLLVNQGNDVNGVPTFESKEVDPRHGTVHLPPIDFDSDGDLDFIALISQEHERVELFRNDGQGNFANELIWAAPDPAYGSSGIEIVDMDGDQDFDILYTNGDSFDRGAKPFHSVQWLENEGRLPMKRHEIGLMPGVLNATAGDFDSDGDMDVVAVALLPRDVSVGWVKQGSSPLVLYTCNDDGSYTPSRLEGQFHDHLSVIKGDFNGDGKLDFATGSFFRVIGQFSPKELEQPELLIWQSQ, translated from the coding sequence GAATTGATCAACGCGGTCGGCCCCAAAGTCAAGGCGTTTTGTTCGGACTGCCATGCGATGCCAAGGCCAACCAGTTCTCCGGCGGACGAATGGGAAATGGAGATCATTCAGGGATTCGATCTCTATCGTCAAACGGGGCGCACCGACTTAGACGTGCCTGATCAAATCAACGTTGAACGGTATTTCAAACTGCAAGCCCCGGACAAACTTACTCTTCCGCTTCCGTCGACATTGAACTATCCCCCCGCGACGCTTCCTCACCAACGCTCGGAAGTCTCTCGCGAACGCAGCCGCCCACCGGGGGTCACGCACCTTGGCTGGTTTGATCTGCAACTGCCTTCATCGCCGGGGCACGCGATCTTGTACTGCGATATCGGTTTGGGAACAGTGAATGCCTACTGGCCCAACCGAAGCGATGGTGCCATCAAGCGTTTAGCGACGCTTCTTCAACCGGTGCACATTGATGTCTGTGATTTGGACGGTGATGGAAGACGTGACTTGTTGGTCGCTGACATTGGTGAATTCAACGCCGCTGATAGTGACCTCGGCCGAATGATCTGGCTGCAAGCTCAAGAGGACGAAACGTTCAAAACCCATGTGCTGGTCGAAGGCCTGAGCCGCCCGTCGGACATTCGCGCCGGTGACTTTGATAATGACGGCGACATGGATGTGCTATGCGCTACATTTGGTTGGCGAAATAGCGGTCATGTTTTCTTGCTGGTCAACCAAGGTAACGATGTAAACGGGGTGCCTACGTTTGAGTCCAAGGAGGTCGATCCTCGACACGGAACGGTCCATCTGCCACCGATTGATTTTGATAGCGACGGTGATCTCGACTTTATTGCGTTGATCAGTCAAGAGCATGAACGTGTTGAATTGTTTCGCAACGACGGTCAAGGCAACTTCGCTAACGAATTGATCTGGGCGGCTCCCGATCCAGCTTATGGTTCTAGCGGAATCGAGATCGTCGACATGGATGGTGATCAAGACTTCGACATTCTGTATACCAACGGAGATTCCTTCGATCGTGGTGCCAAGCCGTTCCACTCCGTTCAGTGGCTTGAAAACGAAGGCCGGCTTCCGATGAAACGCCACGAGATCGGTTTAATGCCCGGGGTGCTCAATGCAACCGCAGGTGACTTTGATTCCGACGGTGACATGGATGTGGTCGCCGTCGCATTGCTTCCCCGAGACGTCTCGGTTGGCTGGGTCAAGCAAGGTTCTTCACCGCTGGTGCTGTATACCTGTAACGATGACGGAAGTTATACGCCCTCTCGCTTGGAAGGTCAGTTTCACGACCACCTGTCTGTCATCAAAGGTGATTTCAACGGCGACGGAAAGCTCGATTTCGCAACTGGAAGTTTCTTTCGCGTGATCGGGCAATTCTCCCCAAAGGAACTGGAACAACCGGAACTGCTGATCTGGCAATCGCAGTGA
- a CDS encoding TolC family protein encodes MKRNVTKLMAGGLVCLCSGCGMMPTGRTSSVVSPTTDVRTNLAQANAIRGFHSPDTGGVPSAAKVTGETTDEDVAKIRLTNYSDEKESPFSDLLAQQATPSNHSVMDGVSDPQPIEFDEANVATFDQSVASLDELIAVAFRRNPAIAELAATTQKAAGYRTQVSLYANPIVGYQGQQLADKGTDQHLIFIDQEIVTGNKLQLNRAVLNEALRAQLQELEAQKMRVTTDLKTLFYDSVQLQQQLELITAFARQLERGVELAEKRYEVGEGTRIDVLQTRVQLKQLELDRQQKSATLRATLRQIAAVCGTPNRVLTGVTQDNLPAEPEMLDWVSLADTIVASSPEYSAAHARIRQASLAVRRHEAQPLPNLMFQVGTGVDYATGGHGLINVQAGAPIPVFNKNQGNIAAAKAEYCRAIQEAERVDHAIRSRLAEAAGEYERAAEAVKMYSGELLPAAQQSVDLAEEAYRAGEQDFIQLLVTRRTYFDTNLSYVQSRGDLAIAKAKIDGYLLTGALNAVIDGSGDDSLRGLTFSQQ; translated from the coding sequence ATGAAACGCAACGTTACGAAACTGATGGCCGGTGGGTTGGTTTGCCTTTGCTCTGGCTGCGGCATGATGCCCACGGGCCGAACTTCTTCGGTCGTGTCGCCAACGACCGACGTGCGGACTAACCTAGCACAAGCCAACGCAATACGCGGCTTCCATTCACCGGACACGGGCGGAGTGCCGAGCGCAGCGAAGGTTACCGGCGAGACCACCGATGAGGATGTCGCCAAGATTCGATTGACAAATTACTCCGACGAAAAAGAATCACCGTTTTCCGATCTACTTGCTCAACAGGCCACGCCGTCGAATCACTCGGTGATGGATGGTGTCAGTGATCCCCAGCCGATTGAATTCGACGAAGCGAACGTTGCAACGTTCGATCAAAGCGTCGCCTCGTTAGATGAGTTGATCGCGGTCGCGTTCAGACGTAATCCCGCGATTGCCGAACTGGCGGCCACCACACAGAAGGCGGCAGGATATCGCACGCAGGTCTCGCTTTATGCCAACCCGATCGTCGGTTACCAAGGGCAACAACTTGCCGATAAGGGTACGGACCAGCACTTGATCTTCATCGATCAAGAAATCGTCACCGGCAACAAGCTGCAACTCAATCGCGCCGTACTGAACGAAGCCCTGCGGGCACAACTGCAAGAGCTCGAAGCGCAAAAGATGCGGGTCACCACCGATCTGAAAACGTTGTTTTACGACAGCGTCCAATTGCAACAACAGCTCGAATTGATCACCGCATTCGCAAGACAGCTCGAACGTGGGGTCGAGCTTGCCGAAAAACGCTATGAAGTCGGCGAAGGCACACGAATCGACGTGCTTCAAACGCGAGTTCAGCTAAAACAACTTGAACTCGACCGTCAGCAAAAATCGGCGACGTTGCGAGCCACGCTACGTCAGATCGCCGCCGTCTGTGGGACTCCTAATCGAGTGTTAACGGGGGTCACCCAAGACAACTTACCGGCGGAACCTGAGATGCTTGATTGGGTATCGCTGGCCGATACGATTGTCGCTTCAAGCCCAGAGTATTCCGCCGCTCACGCTCGTATCCGTCAAGCCTCGTTGGCCGTCCGTCGACACGAAGCCCAGCCACTGCCAAACTTGATGTTCCAGGTCGGCACCGGTGTCGACTACGCCACCGGTGGTCATGGCTTAATCAATGTTCAGGCGGGTGCGCCGATTCCTGTGTTCAACAAAAACCAGGGAAACATCGCCGCGGCCAAGGCAGAGTATTGTCGTGCAATTCAGGAAGCCGAACGGGTTGATCACGCGATCCGGTCGCGATTGGCCGAAGCGGCTGGCGAATACGAAAGAGCTGCCGAAGCGGTAAAGATGTACTCGGGGGAACTACTTCCCGCCGCGCAGCAATCTGTCGATCTTGCCGAAGAAGCTTACCGTGCCGGAGAGCAAGATTTCATTCAATTGCTCGTCACTCGCCGAACGTATTTCGATACGAATTTATCCTACGTCCAATCTCGTGGTGATTTGGCGATTGCCAAGGCAAAGATCGACGGCTATCTATTGACCGGCGCACTGAACGCGGTGATCGATGGTAGCGGAGACGATTCGCTACGCGGATTGACCTTCAGCCAGCAATAA
- a CDS encoding cation:proton antiporter produces the protein MDLWTILQDVVVLLGASLLIGGAFSRFGQSPIVGYLLAGMLLGGPGSIHAVGSEHEIEAIAELGVALLLFSLGLEFSVTRLKKLGTKPILGGGAQVVLTIFLGFAGAKLFGMSVREAIAFGTMIALSSTAVVLRILMERSEIEMPHGNNSLGVLLTQDMAVVPLALLMTILGGEGDSGEIAWNVIKLILMAAGLILGLFALNKVAVIALGTLTLHRNRELTAIFAVVTGLGAAWASHAVGISPALGAFVAGMLLGSSAFATQVRADVAPLQVVLLTLFFSSAGMVADPIWIVTHAHWVALVVALIIVGKLAVIWVIFVLLGQTTRVAAATGLCLAQIGEFAFVLGAIGRSGGVVSESTYGMVVSAAIVSFFLSAMLVPVAPQFGNWIAQRFGTSGTPLAGTNQRPDPPDVAIIGFGPAGQIASQGLIDRDIKVLVLDLNQAGVRKAKQLGFHAEIGDATQTEVIEHARLAECQVVVITIPHHKSALLILNTIRCRAPHVHIIVRTRYEAYRDDFKTAGADVVTGDEMQVGESLFSYVQRWLMNSPEHRDGPVI, from the coding sequence GTGGACCTGTGGACAATTTTGCAAGACGTAGTGGTGCTTCTCGGAGCGTCATTGCTGATCGGTGGGGCGTTCTCTCGCTTTGGGCAAAGCCCGATCGTTGGTTATTTGCTCGCAGGCATGCTGCTTGGCGGACCGGGAAGCATTCACGCCGTTGGATCGGAGCATGAGATCGAAGCGATCGCCGAGCTGGGGGTTGCGCTTCTGCTGTTCAGCTTAGGTCTGGAATTCTCCGTCACCCGTCTGAAAAAACTTGGCACGAAACCGATACTTGGGGGGGGCGCCCAAGTCGTACTCACGATTTTTTTGGGATTCGCGGGGGCAAAACTCTTTGGCATGTCGGTCCGTGAGGCGATCGCGTTCGGGACCATGATTGCCTTGAGCAGTACGGCGGTTGTGCTGCGTATTTTGATGGAACGCAGCGAAATTGAGATGCCCCATGGAAACAATAGCTTGGGGGTTTTGCTGACCCAGGACATGGCTGTCGTTCCACTCGCGCTATTGATGACGATCCTTGGAGGCGAAGGTGATTCGGGCGAGATCGCTTGGAACGTTATCAAGTTAATCTTGATGGCAGCCGGTCTAATCCTAGGCTTGTTTGCATTGAACAAAGTCGCGGTGATCGCGTTGGGCACGCTGACATTGCATCGCAATCGTGAACTGACCGCGATCTTTGCCGTCGTCACCGGGCTAGGGGCCGCCTGGGCGTCCCATGCCGTTGGGATCTCGCCGGCGTTGGGAGCTTTCGTCGCCGGAATGCTCTTGGGAAGTTCGGCATTCGCGACTCAAGTACGCGCCGACGTCGCCCCCCTGCAAGTGGTTTTGCTGACGCTGTTTTTTAGTTCGGCCGGCATGGTCGCGGATCCGATTTGGATTGTGACCCACGCGCACTGGGTCGCGTTGGTCGTGGCATTGATCATCGTTGGCAAGTTGGCGGTGATCTGGGTGATCTTTGTGCTGCTCGGTCAAACCACCCGCGTCGCCGCCGCGACTGGTTTATGTTTAGCCCAAATCGGCGAGTTCGCATTCGTTCTCGGGGCGATCGGCAGGTCTGGTGGAGTGGTTTCGGAATCGACGTATGGGATGGTCGTCTCCGCGGCGATCGTTTCGTTCTTTCTGAGTGCGATGTTGGTGCCTGTCGCACCCCAGTTTGGCAACTGGATCGCTCAGCGATTTGGGACGTCGGGAACTCCGTTGGCCGGAACAAATCAACGGCCAGATCCTCCGGACGTTGCGATCATCGGTTTTGGTCCGGCCGGTCAAATCGCCTCTCAAGGATTGATCGATCGGGATATCAAGGTACTGGTACTGGACCTCAATCAGGCTGGGGTGAGAAAGGCAAAGCAACTCGGATTCCACGCCGAGATCGGTGATGCGACACAAACCGAGGTCATCGAGCATGCTCGACTGGCGGAGTGTCAGGTGGTTGTGATCACGATCCCACATCACAAGTCGGCGTTGTTGATACTTAATACCATCCGCTGCCGCGCTCCCCACGTCCACATCATCGTCCGAACGCGTTACGAAGCTTATCGCGATGATTTTAAAACGGCCGGTGCCGATGTCGTGACCGGGGACGAAATGCAAGTCGGCGAAAGCTTGTTTAGTTATGTGCAGCGTTGGTTGATGAATTCACCCGAACATCGCGATGGTCCGGTCATATAG